The genomic region CTTAGGTATCTCTGGAACCTTCAACTTCATGATTGTGTTCCAAGCAGAGCATAACATTCTCATGCACCCCTTCCACATGTTAGGAGTAGCAGGTGTATTCGGTGGTAGCTTGTTCAGCGCTATGCACGGTTCCTTGGTAACATCTTCCTTAGTAAGAGAAACAACCGAAACCGAGTCTCAGAACTATGGTTACAAGTTCGGACAAGAGGAAGAAACCTACAACATCGTAGCAGCACACGGTTACTTCGGACGCTTGATATTCCAATATGCTTCATTCAACAACAGCCGTTCACTGCACTTCTTCTTGGCAGCATGGCCAGTAGTAGGAATCTGGTTTACAGCACTGGGTGTAAGCACCATGGCATTCAACCTGAATGGATTCAACTTCAACCAATCCATCATTGATTCTCAAGGACGCGTAATCGGTACATGGGCTGACGTAATCAACCGTGCTAACCTAGGTATGGAAGTAATGCACGAGCGTAACGCCCACAACTTCCCCTTAGACCTAGCTGCTGGTGAAGTAGCACCTGTAGCATTAACCGCCCCCGCAATCAACGGTTAATAATCAATACTGGTAAATGAAAAGCTCCTCACCTAGTGTGGGGCTTTTTTTATGGGGAGTGCTTCGCGATCTCCCGTAGGGAGTGCTTTGCAATCGCCTCTTTAACTTCGGTGGGTCCCAACTGGTTAATATTCCAATTAGCTCCTCACGTAGTGGGAGACTTTTTTCATAACTGGCAATTATGGCAAATAAATTTGCGATTTGCGAATATAGAATAAAATGTAGATTCATCGAAAATCTCGTCATGCTAAAACCTCAAGATATCGTTGTCTTGCTGAAAGTACACAACTTAAAAAACTCAGAATGGACTTATAACCAGCTTGGCACTGCATTACACATTAGTCCTTCGGAAGTTTATGCTGGTCTCAAAAGATGTCAGTCCAGTGGGTTGTATGATTGGTCTACTAGAAAAGTGAAAAACCATTCTTTGCTTGAATTCCTCATTCACGGACTGAAATACGTATTTCCTGAAAAACCTGGTCCTTTAACGAGGGGAATTGCTACTGCACATTCAGCAGAACCATTAAAAAATTTACTGAATGTCAATTCTACCGATATCTACGTATGGAGTGATCCACAGGGAACTGTGAGAGGACAAAGTATTACCCCATTATATAAATCTGTTCCTGCTGCAGTAAAAAATGACCCAGAACTCTATGAGTTGTTGAGTTTGGTGGATGCAATTCGGGTTGGTCGTGCGCGAGAACAAAATCTCGCTAGTCAAGAGCTAGAAAAGAAACTGACAATCAGATGAATGAACAAGTACAAATGCTTGAAAAGGCGGCAAAATTACTTGCCGCATTAAATAAAAAAATAGTTTTTATAGGTGGGGCAACAATATCACTATATCTTGACGAAATTTCTGCTATTGATGCCCGTCCTACGAATGATGTAGATTGCGTTATCAATATTACTCCTCGTAATAAATACTATCTTTTTGAAGAAGAGCTACGTCAAATTGGACTTGAACAGGATAAAGGTAAAGTTATATGTCGTTGGCGGTATCAGGAATTAATATTAGATATAATGCCAGACGATACTTCTATCCTTGGTTTTAGCAATTCTTGGTACAAGCCAGGAATAAAAAAATCAATTATTTATACTTTTCCAAGTAGTCAAAAAATAAATATTTTCCCGGTAACTTATCTTTTAGCTTCAAAAATTGAGGCATTTAATAGTCGAGGAAATCGCAATTTCTATACTAGTCATGATTTAGAGGATATTGTTTTACTCCTGGATGGCTGTCCTAATTTAGAACAAGAAATAGAACAGGGAGATATAAAAGTCAAGAAGTTTATAAAAACATGGATTAAAACTGAATTTGAAAACCTTTTAGAAATAGCTCCTAGTCAACTTTCATTTGCATCAAAAAATGCTGGTCGTGACCAATTAATTTTGAATCTAATTCAAAGGTTAGCACAATAATTAATGCTCCCGCAATCAACGGTTAATAACAAATACTGGTAAATGAAAAGCTCCTCACCTAGTGGGGGGCTTTTTTTATGGGGAGACATCAGGGATAGTTTCATCCCCAACTGTTGCGCCTTTTTGACTTAATAGAGTTCCTCTGAACTTATTGGGTTTCCCGCACTGGGAACAAAATACAAGTAAATTTTCCATTCCTACAAGCACAGACACTTCGTCTTCATATCCACAAGAGCATTCCCACTTAATTAAATTTATATCGCCCTTTAGAGTAAATTTGTAGGGGCGTTTAAAGATATAGAATTTCTCTTTCTTTTTGTATTGTGTCTTTTCATCAGGCAATGATTCTACATTTGGTTCTCCTACCTCCTGGTCTTTTAGCAGAGTAGTTTCGACCGGTTGTGTAACATCTGGTTGAGTTGATGGAATCATTTCAATAGGTAATGCTACCTCCCTGTCTTTTGGGGGAGTCATAACCACTGAGGGTATTTCAACTGGGGGTGTAACATCCCGAGGTGGTGGTGGAGCTAGAACCACAGGTGATGCTTTTTGAGATTTTTTTCTTGCAGCTTTTTGGGGGGTAGCCTTTTTATTTTCCTCAGCAGGTGGAATAATCTCATCAGGATTAGATTCCACTGGAGGGGGAGCAGCAGTTTTCCTAACCACAGATATTATTTGCAGTTTTGTTTCCTGCTTTGGCTCTTCTTTCTTTGGTACTTGCTGTTTACGTGGCATAGTCACTCCTTTGGCATACCCCTATTATACATTAGCCCTAGTTTCTTGGTTTGGGAGACAATAGCTATACTGATAAAAAACTCACCCATCCCATGAGATGAACCGCAAAAAACTTACCCAACTAATCACTATTGCAATTCTTGTCACCTTTATTACCATATTCTATCCATTTATTACTATTGCCCTAACTACCAAAGAAATCGGCGCGATCGCTGAAAGGGTGACTGTTCGCCTTAGCGGTCCCGACCAAGGTTCAGGTGTAATTATCAATAAAAATGGTAACACTTACACAGTATTAACCAATTCCCATGTTTTTCAGTATAAAGGCGCATTTGAAATTATCACCTACGATGGGAGAAAATACCAATCAAATAACGTAACAGAAATACCTAATCTTGATTTAGCCACCCTTCAATTTAACAGTGACCAAAAATATCAAGTAGTGGCATTGGGTGACTCTAATACTGTAACCATAGGGCAGGTAGTTTATATTAGTGGGTTTCCTTCTAAACAAGACTTTACCTTTAGATTTGATGGAATCTCCCGGATTTTAAAAAAACCAAGAGACGGGGGATATAGCTTGGTATATAGAATAGGAGCATTAAAAGGAATGAGTGGAGGTCCCATCCTAGATGAGAATGGTAAATTAGTAGGTATTCATGGGCTAACCCACAGTCAAAGCCTAGGAGATGGACGCGGTACACCAGAAGAATATGGAATTCCACTTCAGACCTTTTTAAATGCACCACCCCCCACCCCGAGCAGGTACAAAAGATTAGAAACCTTGTTGAAAGCTCAAGACTTTAGAGAAGCAGATTTAGAAACAGACGAAGTAATGTTAGCAGTAGCTAACAGACAAAGCAAAGGTTGGTTGAGAATAGAAGATGCAGAAAATTTTCCCTGTAAGGAATTGCGCACCATTGACAATCTGTGGTTAAAATATAGTCAGGGTAAATTTGGTATATCTGTCCAACAAGAAATATACAAAAACCTGGGAGGAACAAAACAATATGATGAGAATGTATGGAGATCCTTCGGAGACAGGGTGGGATGGAGAAAACAAGGTTCATGGCTCTATTACTTCGATTTAAACTTTTCATCATTTTCATTATCCGCACCCACGGGTCAACTCCCGGTTGGGTGGGGGTTAGCGGCTGATGCTGCATATAATTCGTCTCCTTCCCTCCTGTCAAGACATGCAGAGTGTAACCCATAAAGGTTTGATAGTATTGTTAACTTTTGTAAATAACAAGAAATTAACGAAACCTTGCTAGTTCCAGGGTTTCGGATACCTGGTACTATTTATTTTTAGGATTAGGTGTATAACAATTTGCCTTGACAAATATTGTTGCTGCCTTTATTATTTCCTTATTAGTTATGTCTAACTCATCCCAAAAAAGCTTTAGCTGTCCTGGTGATGTTCCCTTCTTTTTTTGATTTGGTTTCATCCCGGCTAAAAGTTTACTCCCCCATCGGTTTTTTTCTACCTTTTTCGGTTGAGGACGATATTTTTGACAAAATCCTTTATAAATGTTTGCACACTCATCTAAAGTTTTTCCTAACGCTAAAAAGGCTGGATGCCATGTTGTTACCCCATCACTACTGATTCATCCTTTGACGGAAAACGTTTACCGTCAATCTTTTATCAAACGGGAACCGAACATGAAACGTCCCTAGAGGAGAGCGATCTCCCATAGGGAGTGCTGCGCAATCGCCCATAGGGAGTGTGATGCGATCGCCAGTTTACAATCCAGATGAAGTAAGAGCTTAAAGTGCGACCTGAAGGTGAACTAAGTGAATTATCGATAAACTGCGTTACATTTCATTAACTCACCTTATCTGATTCTCCCTAAAGTATAATCAAAGAAACAGCAAAATCAGATTATGAACTTAGATACAATTAAACAAGATATTGCGTCTCTTCCTCCCTATGCACAACAAATCATAATCGAACTTGTAGAAGTTCTGAAAAAACGCTATCCTCTTAATCAACAACGAACTTCAGAAAATTCCTTGCAAGACTGGTCAGACTTTATCGGTTGTATAGAAGCTGAAACAGACCTCTCAAAAAACTATAAAAACTATTTAGATACTGAACTTAATCAAAAATATGATCATAGTTGATACAGGCTTTTGGTTAGCTCTTGCTAATAAACAAGATGCAGTTCATATAGCCGCCAAAAAAAGATTTCAAGATTTAGCTAATCAGCAATTTATTACAACCTGGTGCGTCGTTACGGAGACTTGCTATTTATTACAAAAAAGAGTAGGAGTGGATGCTCCAAAAATCTTTATTAATAAAATTTCCACAGGAAAACTACAAATCTTTGATCTGAAACAAAATCATTGCCAGCGTATTGAAGAACTGATAGAAAAATATCAAGATTTGCCGATGGATTTGGCCGATGCTTCTCTCGTTATTCTGGCAGAACAACTAGGTCATGGGCGAATTTTGTCAGTTGATTATCGAGATTTTAACACCTATCGCTGGAAAAATACAGAACCATTTGATAACCTCTTTCAGGAATTTTTATGATGTAGTGCAGTCACCATAAATGCTATCTTGCAATTGCGATCTCCCAAAGGGAGTGCTGCGCGATCGCCCATAGAGAATGCTTAGCAATCGCCCTCCAAATATCCCCACCCCCTTGAAATAACTGATTTATCCTTTGACGAAAAACGTTTACCGTCAATGTTTTCCCAAATGGGAACCGAATATGAAATGCACCTAGATGAGAGCGATCGCCCATTGAGAATGTAATGCGATCTCCCAAAGGGAGTGCTGCGCAATCGCCCCTCAACACATTCAGGTTTTTCCCTTGAGAAGAAGGTGCGGAGAATTATTAAATGCGATCTCGCGAGTGCGAGTGCTTCGCAATCGCACGTTGCAAGATCTCACTACTAACTTATGAATGGAACTTGAATAAAGATAAAACTTGTTGAACTTAAATATCTTACTCATTACCCTGAGGTTATTTTTATTATTTGCTCCTTCGTGGATAAGAAAAGTCATGTATAATTTACCTCGATAATTTGGTTACGGATTTAAGACAATGAAAAAATTTCTCACATTAGCGCTGATACTGATTTTGTTTCTTGTTTCCTCTTTTAGCCTTGGCACTAGTCCTAGTTATGCTTATAGCCAGTCTGATTTGGACAGACTTTTAGAAACTCGTAAGTGTCCAGAATGTGACCTTTTTGGTGCTGACCTTAGAAAGGCTAACCTTTCTGGTGCTGACCTGTCTAGTGCTAAACTGTTTAGTGCTGACCTCTCTAATGCTGACCTCTCTGATGCTGACATAAAAGGTGCTAAACTCAAAGATGCTTACCTCAGACGTGCTGACCTCACAGGTGCTAACCTCAGAGGTGCTGACCTAAAAGGTGCTGACCTAAAAGGTGCTGACCTAAAAGGTGCTGACCTCACAAATGCTGACCTAAAAGGTGCTGACCTCACAAATGCTGACCTAAAAGGTGCTGACCTCACAAATGCTGACCTCTCTCGTGCTGAGGTGGCAGGTAGTAGTTTCAAGAATGCTAAGCTGGACCGTAAATGGCAATTTCTCCAACTATACGATAGATAAATAGAAAAAACCGGTTGTGCTGTACCTACCTTGAATTGATTCCCGGTCTCCCCCACGGACAGTCTCCAGGCGTGGGTTAACTCAAACAAATCACGGGTGATTCCATAGTTATCGCTTAGTTTCCTGCGAACAAAACTGGCGAGATACCACAGAGAGTGCTTCGCAATCGCCGCTCAACACATTCAGGTTTTTCCCTTGAGAAGAAACACGGGGAACCCTGAATGCGAGATCCCGTCGGGAATGCTTCGCAATCCCCCTCCAAATATCCCAAAACCCTTGAAATAACTGATTCATCCTTTGACGGAAAACGTTTACCGTCAATCT from Cylindrospermopsis curvispora GIHE-G1 harbors:
- the psbA gene encoding photosystem II q(b) protein codes for the protein MTTAIQQRQSANVWDRFCEFITSTNNRLYIGWFGVLMIPTLLAATTCFIIAFIAAPPVDIDGIREPVAGSLMYGNNIISGAVVPSSNAIGLHFYPIWEAASLDEWLYNGGPYQLVIFHFLIGVACYLGREWELSFRLGMRPWICVAFSAPLAAATAVFLIYPIGQGSFSDGMPLGISGTFNFMIVFQAEHNILMHPFHMLGVAGVFGGSLFSAMHGSLVTSSLVRETTETESQNYGYKFGQEEETYNIVAAHGYFGRLIFQYASFNNSRSLHFFLAAWPVVGIWFTALGVSTMAFNLNGFNFNQSIIDSQGRVIGTWADVINRANLGMEVMHERNAHNFPLDLAAGEVAPVALTAPAING
- a CDS encoding nucleotidyl transferase AbiEii/AbiGii toxin family protein codes for the protein MNEQVQMLEKAAKLLAALNKKIVFIGGATISLYLDEISAIDARPTNDVDCVINITPRNKYYLFEEELRQIGLEQDKGKVICRWRYQELILDIMPDDTSILGFSNSWYKPGIKKSIIYTFPSSQKINIFPVTYLLASKIEAFNSRGNRNFYTSHDLEDIVLLLDGCPNLEQEIEQGDIKVKKFIKTWIKTEFENLLEIAPSQLSFASKNAGRDQLILNLIQRLAQ
- a CDS encoding GUN4 domain-containing protein, producing the protein MNRKKLTQLITIAILVTFITIFYPFITIALTTKEIGAIAERVTVRLSGPDQGSGVIINKNGNTYTVLTNSHVFQYKGAFEIITYDGRKYQSNNVTEIPNLDLATLQFNSDQKYQVVALGDSNTVTIGQVVYISGFPSKQDFTFRFDGISRILKKPRDGGYSLVYRIGALKGMSGGPILDENGKLVGIHGLTHSQSLGDGRGTPEEYGIPLQTFLNAPPPTPSRYKRLETLLKAQDFREADLETDEVMLAVANRQSKGWLRIEDAENFPCKELRTIDNLWLKYSQGKFGISVQQEIYKNLGGTKQYDENVWRSFGDRVGWRKQGSWLYYFDLNFSSFSLSAPTGQLPVGWGLAADAAYNSSPSLLSRHAECNP
- a CDS encoding type II toxin-antitoxin system VapC family toxin; this encodes MIIVDTGFWLALANKQDAVHIAAKKRFQDLANQQFITTWCVVTETCYLLQKRVGVDAPKIFINKISTGKLQIFDLKQNHCQRIEELIEKYQDLPMDLADASLVILAEQLGHGRILSVDYRDFNTYRWKNTEPFDNLFQEFL
- a CDS encoding pentapeptide repeat-containing protein, with the translated sequence MKKFLTLALILILFLVSSFSLGTSPSYAYSQSDLDRLLETRKCPECDLFGADLRKANLSGADLSSAKLFSADLSNADLSDADIKGAKLKDAYLRRADLTGANLRGADLKGADLKGADLKGADLTNADLKGADLTNADLKGADLTNADLSRAEVAGSSFKNAKLDRKWQFLQLYDR